A single genomic interval of Spirosoma taeanense harbors:
- a CDS encoding alginate lyase family protein has translation MNEIGLIWRTVRHLHSRQIRYQVINRLRGRAQLRLPDSAPVGYFLAVPEADKPVSWVNGTFTFLNLPVSFDEEPDLRHEGVTTAASAGESAVDVLSPQGVSPDWNFADNGKLWTYNLNYFDFLNQPGLTADEGLALIQAFIGRTDTLKDGLEPYPASLRIINWVQFLSRNRIQDEEINRHLFAQTDLLRRRLEYHLAGNHLLENGFALLIGALYFRQADWFQQAARLTRAELEIQVLADGGHDERSPMYHQILLDRLLDVVLALQADNWHEDSELVDFLVEKGRQMLGWLEAVTFANGDVPMVNDAAWDIAPTTDQLREKASLVLAAGAGPVSKTALGQSGYRMLRLPRYELLADVGAVGPDHQPGHAHADTLSFVLYVDGQPVIVDSGTSTYQISPRRTWERSTTAHNTVEVGGQDSSEVWGGFRVGRRARVTLLADTDTVLAARHDGYRHLGITHERSWDLRPGEIRMNDLITGSSTCAISGMARLYIHPAISVRLAGDTALVGPLRLNFRSDRPVVPTLSQYDMATGFNQWQSGSCLSVLFVNRLHTQATLIE, from the coding sequence ATGAATGAGATCGGGTTAATCTGGAGAACGGTGCGGCATCTGCACTCCCGGCAGATACGCTACCAGGTAATTAACCGGCTGCGGGGCCGGGCGCAGCTTCGGCTGCCTGATTCGGCACCGGTCGGGTATTTTTTGGCGGTGCCGGAAGCGGATAAGCCGGTTTCGTGGGTGAACGGAACCTTTACGTTCCTGAACCTGCCGGTGAGTTTTGACGAGGAACCAGATTTGCGTCATGAAGGCGTGACGACCGCAGCCAGCGCGGGGGAAAGCGCCGTGGACGTACTAAGTCCGCAGGGCGTAAGCCCCGACTGGAACTTTGCCGACAACGGCAAGCTCTGGACGTATAACCTCAATTACTTTGATTTTCTGAACCAGCCGGGGCTTACGGCCGACGAAGGGCTGGCCCTGATTCAGGCGTTTATCGGCCGGACCGATACGCTGAAGGATGGCCTGGAGCCGTATCCAGCCTCCCTGCGAATCATCAACTGGGTGCAGTTTCTTAGCCGAAACCGGATTCAGGACGAGGAGATTAACCGGCACCTGTTCGCGCAGACGGACCTGCTGCGTCGGCGGCTGGAATACCATCTGGCGGGGAATCATCTGCTCGAAAATGGTTTCGCGCTGCTGATCGGTGCCCTGTATTTCCGGCAGGCTGACTGGTTTCAGCAGGCCGCCCGCCTGACCCGTGCGGAACTGGAGATTCAGGTGCTGGCCGATGGGGGGCACGATGAGCGTAGCCCGATGTACCACCAGATTCTGCTCGACCGGCTGCTGGACGTAGTGCTGGCTCTGCAGGCCGATAACTGGCATGAAGATTCGGAACTGGTCGATTTCCTGGTCGAAAAAGGCCGTCAGATGCTTGGCTGGCTGGAGGCCGTAACGTTTGCCAACGGCGACGTGCCGATGGTGAATGATGCCGCCTGGGACATTGCGCCCACGACAGACCAGCTTCGCGAAAAAGCCTCGCTGGTGTTGGCAGCCGGAGCGGGCCCGGTATCAAAAACGGCGTTGGGCCAGAGCGGCTACCGGATGCTGCGTTTGCCGCGCTACGAACTGCTGGCTGATGTGGGCGCGGTGGGGCCGGATCACCAGCCGGGACATGCCCATGCCGATACGCTCTCCTTTGTGCTGTATGTGGACGGCCAGCCGGTAATTGTGGACAGCGGCACATCAACCTACCAGATTAGTCCGCGCCGGACCTGGGAGCGCAGCACAACGGCCCACAATACGGTAGAGGTCGGCGGGCAGGACTCCTCGGAGGTCTGGGGCGGCTTTCGGGTGGGGCGTCGGGCGCGGGTTACGCTCCTGGCCGATACCGATACCGTTCTGGCGGCCCGGCACGATGGCTACCGGCACCTCGGCATTACGCACGAACGGAGCTGGGACTTACGGCCCGGCGAAATTCGCATGAACGACCTGATCACCGGCTCTTCGACCTGCGCCATCAGCGGCATGGCCCGTCTGTATATTCACCCCGCTATCTCCGTTAGGCTGGCAGGCGATACTGCCCTGGTCGGACCGCTGCGACTGAACTTCCGTTCGGATCGTCCGGTGGTGCCGACCCTGAGCCAATATGATATGGCAACGGGGTTCAACCAATGGCAGTCCGGCAGCTGCCTTTCTGTTCTGTTTGTTAACCGTCTCCACACCCAGGCAACGCTGATCGAATGA
- a CDS encoding bi-domain-containing oxidoreductase yields MKQLIQNLKTGETLLQDVPAPQVRRGQVLIQTRRSLVSLGTERMLVEFGKANLIAKARQQPDKVKQVLEKIQSDGLMPTLEAVFRKLDQPLPLGYCNVGTVLAVGEGVTDLRIGDRVASNGPHAEVVCVPRNLVAPIPDGVSDDEAAFTVIGAIGLQGIRLLNPTLGETIVVVGLGLIGLLTAELLRLNGCRVIGLDVDETKLQLANQRGIIALNPAAGTDPVKAVLSLTNDVGADGVVITASAKTDELMSQAARMSRKRGRIILVGVVGLNLSRAEFYEKELQFQVSCSYGPGRYDDQYEQQGQDYPLPFVRWTENRNFQTILQLLAGGQLDVKPFVTEVVPFADYNAIYGQMGQANPSGGPSIASLMTYPEAVELSSTVVLREAQYGGGTGTVGLIGAGNFTGATLLPALKAAGANLKTIASAGGLNATLLANKHGVAESTTDYRQIISDPAIDLCVITTRHNSHARMVVEALRAGKHVFVEKPLAIYDEELSAIIDAQQASGRTVMVGFNRRFSPHAQKMKALLGGERSDEVPMNIVATMNAGFIPANSWVHDRAVGGGRILGEACHFVDLITFLTGSRVVCVCMNAMGRQPSETSDSASLLLRYENGSTGVINYFANGSKAYAKERVEVYSQERTLVLDNFRKLTGYGFRGFSSLSGRQDKGHAEQMKQLIQRLRTPADSQPLIPFAEIMNTTQTTLGALHSQREGRWIDVHTIGQLQTQAVVAEAV; encoded by the coding sequence ATGAAACAACTGATCCAAAACTTAAAAACCGGTGAGACCCTGCTTCAGGATGTGCCGGCTCCGCAGGTACGCCGGGGGCAGGTACTGATCCAGACGCGCCGGTCGCTGGTGTCGCTCGGCACGGAACGGATGCTGGTCGAGTTCGGTAAGGCGAATCTGATCGCCAAAGCCCGCCAGCAGCCCGACAAGGTGAAGCAGGTACTCGAAAAGATTCAGTCCGATGGACTGATGCCGACGCTGGAAGCCGTGTTTCGTAAGCTCGATCAGCCGCTGCCGCTCGGTTACTGCAACGTCGGTACGGTGCTGGCGGTCGGGGAGGGCGTAACGGACCTGCGCATCGGGGATCGGGTTGCCTCCAACGGCCCCCATGCCGAGGTGGTGTGCGTGCCGCGTAATCTGGTCGCGCCCATTCCCGACGGTGTTTCAGACGACGAAGCGGCTTTTACGGTCATTGGCGCCATTGGCCTGCAGGGTATCCGGCTGCTCAACCCTACGCTGGGCGAAACAATCGTGGTGGTGGGACTGGGCCTGATCGGGCTGCTGACAGCCGAACTACTGCGGCTCAACGGCTGCCGGGTCATTGGGCTGGACGTAGACGAGACCAAGCTGCAACTGGCCAACCAGCGCGGTATCATCGCTCTGAATCCGGCTGCGGGTACCGACCCCGTCAAGGCCGTGCTGTCGCTGACGAATGACGTGGGGGCCGATGGCGTGGTGATAACGGCGTCGGCCAAAACCGATGAGCTGATGTCGCAGGCGGCCCGTATGAGCCGCAAACGCGGGCGGATCATCCTGGTGGGCGTAGTGGGGCTGAACCTGAGCCGTGCCGAATTCTATGAAAAAGAGCTTCAGTTTCAGGTGTCGTGCTCCTACGGGCCCGGCCGTTACGACGATCAGTACGAACAGCAGGGACAGGACTACCCGCTGCCGTTTGTGCGCTGGACCGAGAACCGCAACTTCCAGACGATCCTGCAACTGCTGGCGGGTGGGCAACTGGACGTAAAGCCGTTCGTCACGGAGGTCGTGCCGTTTGCGGATTACAATGCCATTTATGGACAGATGGGGCAGGCGAATCCCTCGGGCGGGCCGTCGATTGCTTCCCTGATGACCTATCCGGAAGCGGTAGAGCTGAGTTCGACGGTGGTGCTGCGCGAAGCTCAGTACGGGGGCGGAACCGGCACAGTCGGGCTGATTGGCGCGGGTAACTTTACGGGCGCTACGCTGCTGCCCGCCCTGAAAGCAGCCGGGGCCAACCTGAAAACCATTGCCAGTGCGGGGGGGCTGAATGCTACCCTGCTGGCGAATAAGCATGGCGTTGCCGAAAGCACAACCGATTATCGCCAGATCATCAGCGACCCGGCCATTGATCTGTGCGTGATAACGACCCGGCACAACAGCCACGCCCGGATGGTGGTCGAGGCCCTGCGGGCGGGTAAGCACGTCTTTGTCGAGAAACCCCTGGCAATCTACGATGAGGAACTATCGGCGATCATCGACGCGCAGCAGGCGTCGGGCCGGACGGTGATGGTAGGTTTCAACCGACGGTTTTCGCCCCACGCGCAGAAGATGAAAGCGCTCCTGGGCGGTGAACGGTCGGATGAAGTGCCGATGAACATCGTGGCGACGATGAACGCCGGGTTTATTCCGGCCAATTCCTGGGTGCATGACCGCGCCGTTGGGGGTGGCCGTATCCTGGGCGAAGCCTGCCATTTTGTGGATTTGATTACGTTTCTGACCGGCAGCCGGGTGGTGTGCGTGTGCATGAACGCCATGGGGCGGCAACCATCCGAAACGAGCGATTCGGCCTCGCTGCTGCTGCGTTACGAGAACGGTTCGACGGGAGTGATTAATTACTTCGCCAACGGCAGCAAGGCCTACGCCAAGGAACGCGTGGAGGTGTATTCGCAGGAACGGACGCTGGTGCTGGACAACTTCCGCAAGCTGACGGGGTATGGATTCCGGGGCTTCTCGAGCCTGAGCGGCCGACAGGACAAGGGCCATGCCGAGCAGATGAAGCAGCTGATTCAACGGCTGCGCACCCCTGCCGACAGCCAGCCCCTGATTCCCTTTGCGGAGATTATGAACACGACCCAGACGACGCTGGGGGCGCTGCACAGTCAGCGCGAGGGACGCTGGATTGACGTACATACAATTGGCCAGCTGCAAACGCAGGCCGTAGTCGCCGAAGCGGTATGA
- the wecB gene encoding non-hydrolyzing UDP-N-acetylglucosamine 2-epimerase, with protein MKILNIVGARPNFMKVAPLHRAFLAYPDIDSKIVHTGQHYDARMSDVFFNQLELPQPDYYLGVGGGTHTQQTAEIMLKFEEVMTAEQPDWVLVVGDVTSTIACALVAVRMGVRVAHVEAGLRSGDRRMPEEINRILTDNLSDLLFVTEQAGLDNLRREGVANEKVQFVGNVMIDSLVHYRRKANELDTIGALGQTPGAYVVVTMHRPANVDAEAGLRSIVQIVENTAPLKTVLFPVHPRTRANLTRFGLMDRLLAIPNVQLLEPQGYLEFLNLMEHAAIVITDSGGIQEETTYLQVPCLTFRDSTERPVTVTLGTNQLLADLNAETVRQKVGEILAGQAKPGVVPPLWDGQAAGRIAGILLETKPAVTGAALAELAQ; from the coding sequence ATGAAAATCCTGAACATTGTTGGGGCCCGGCCGAACTTCATGAAGGTGGCCCCCCTGCACCGCGCGTTTCTGGCCTATCCGGATATTGACTCGAAAATCGTGCATACGGGCCAGCACTACGACGCCCGCATGAGCGACGTGTTCTTTAACCAGCTCGAACTGCCCCAGCCCGATTATTACCTCGGCGTTGGCGGTGGCACGCACACGCAGCAGACGGCCGAGATCATGCTCAAGTTTGAGGAGGTCATGACCGCCGAACAACCCGACTGGGTGCTGGTGGTGGGCGACGTAACGAGTACAATTGCCTGCGCCCTGGTGGCGGTGCGGATGGGCGTTCGGGTGGCACACGTTGAAGCTGGGCTGCGCTCGGGTGATCGGCGGATGCCCGAAGAAATCAACCGGATTCTGACCGATAACCTGTCGGATCTTTTATTCGTGACCGAGCAGGCCGGGCTGGACAACCTCCGGCGCGAAGGTGTGGCCAATGAAAAAGTGCAGTTTGTGGGCAACGTCATGATCGACTCGCTGGTGCATTACCGACGTAAAGCCAATGAACTCGACACCATCGGGGCGCTGGGACAGACCCCCGGCGCGTATGTCGTAGTGACGATGCACCGTCCGGCCAATGTCGATGCCGAAGCGGGTCTACGAAGTATCGTGCAGATCGTGGAAAACACGGCTCCGCTCAAAACGGTGCTGTTTCCGGTGCATCCGCGCACCCGTGCCAACCTGACCCGCTTTGGGCTGATGGACCGGCTGCTGGCGATTCCGAACGTGCAGCTGCTGGAGCCGCAGGGGTATCTGGAGTTTCTGAACCTGATGGAACACGCGGCTATCGTCATCACCGATTCGGGCGGGATTCAGGAGGAAACGACCTATCTGCAGGTGCCCTGCCTGACCTTCCGCGACTCGACCGAGCGGCCCGTGACCGTAACGCTCGGCACCAACCAGCTCCTGGCCGACCTGAACGCCGAAACCGTTCGGCAGAAAGTCGGCGAGATTCTGGCGGGGCAGGCCAAACCCGGTGTCGTACCGCCCCTCTGGGACGGACAGGCCGCCGGGCGAATCGCCGGGATTCTGCTGGAAACAAAACCGGCTGTTACCGGGGCCGCCCTGGCTGAACTCGCTCAATAG
- a CDS encoding MraY family glycosyltransferase, protein MNLMVYLLLTTALLAAELLYLRVARYYSIVDKPNERSSHTGLTTIRGGGMLFWVAALGAFFYSGFVYPYFFLGLSLVAAVSFFDDLRPLPNRYRIGIQFVAVGLLLRQTGVFPDTVWMMGLSLIIGVGILNAYNFMDGINGITAFYSLVAVGTLWYWHGQQPIDSAGLAISGALLPFTFVALLIFSYFNARRQAVCFAGDVGSVSVACIILYALLPMIRQGETYLPVLFLAVYGVDSILTIIHRLALGQNIFQAHRLHLFQLLVHKGRWPHLRVSAVYGLVQLVINGLILPALTWSAGAQAALAGAILGSLAVTYVILKRRLMHSRV, encoded by the coding sequence ATGAATCTGATGGTTTATCTTCTGCTCACAACGGCTTTACTGGCGGCCGAACTGCTGTACCTGCGGGTGGCGCGGTACTACAGCATTGTTGACAAGCCGAACGAACGCAGCTCGCATACCGGCCTGACGACCATCCGGGGCGGGGGAATGCTGTTCTGGGTAGCTGCGCTGGGGGCGTTTTTTTATAGCGGCTTTGTCTACCCTTATTTTTTTCTGGGGCTGTCGCTGGTAGCGGCCGTCAGCTTTTTCGATGACCTGCGACCCTTACCGAACCGTTACCGCATCGGTATTCAGTTTGTGGCGGTGGGACTGCTGCTGCGGCAAACAGGTGTTTTTCCGGATACCGTCTGGATGATGGGCCTGAGCCTGATCATCGGCGTAGGAATTCTGAACGCCTATAATTTTATGGATGGAATTAACGGCATCACGGCGTTTTATAGCCTTGTTGCCGTTGGCACGTTATGGTACTGGCACGGCCAGCAGCCAATCGATTCGGCGGGTCTGGCAATCAGCGGGGCCCTGCTGCCGTTTACGTTCGTCGCTCTGCTGATCTTCAGCTACTTTAACGCGCGTCGGCAGGCGGTCTGTTTCGCCGGTGATGTCGGTAGTGTGTCGGTTGCCTGTATCATTCTGTACGCGCTGCTGCCGATGATCCGGCAAGGCGAGACGTATTTACCCGTGCTCTTCCTGGCCGTGTATGGTGTCGATAGCATCCTGACCATCATCCACCGGCTCGCGCTGGGGCAGAATATTTTCCAGGCGCACCGCCTGCATCTGTTTCAGCTGCTGGTTCATAAAGGCCGCTGGCCGCACCTGCGCGTATCGGCCGTATATGGCCTGGTACAGCTGGTTATCAACGGTCTGATACTGCCTGCCCTGACCTGGTCGGCTGGTGCCCAGGCTGCGCTGGCGGGGGCTATACTGGGCAGTCTGGCCGTAACGTATGTCATTCTGAAGCGAAGGCTAATGCACAGCCGTGTCTGA
- the yihA gene encoding ribosome biogenesis GTP-binding protein YihA/YsxC: MPVKQAEFFVSNSDPAQCPKPDRPEYAFIGRSNVGKSSLINMLTGRSSLAKISGKPGKTQLINHFIIDNEWYLVDLPGYGYAQVSKVEREKFAALIDGYLTSRPNLLCIFVLVDSRIEPQKIDLDFMENLGDRGLPFVIVFTKTEKLGPTRLQHTLDNYRAKLLETWEEAPQMFVTSAVTATGREDILNFIRPLNEEYIRERKR, translated from the coding sequence ATGCCCGTCAAACAAGCCGAATTCTTTGTCAGCAACTCCGATCCGGCCCAGTGTCCGAAACCCGACCGGCCCGAATATGCCTTCATCGGGCGCTCCAACGTTGGTAAATCGTCGTTGATCAATATGCTGACGGGGCGTTCGTCGCTGGCCAAAATTTCGGGCAAACCCGGCAAAACCCAGTTGATTAACCACTTCATTATTGACAATGAATGGTATCTGGTCGATTTGCCCGGCTATGGCTACGCGCAGGTCAGCAAGGTGGAGCGCGAAAAGTTTGCCGCGCTCATTGATGGGTATCTGACCAGCCGACCCAACCTGCTCTGCATTTTCGTGCTGGTCGACTCGCGGATTGAGCCGCAGAAGATCGATCTGGATTTTATGGAGAACCTGGGCGACCGGGGACTGCCGTTCGTGATCGTGTTTACCAAAACCGAAAAGCTCGGTCCCACCAGGCTCCAGCATACGCTGGACAACTACCGGGCGAAACTGCTGGAAACCTGGGAGGAAGCCCCGCAGATGTTCGTGACTTCGGCCGTTACGGCCACCGGACGCGAAGACATTCTAAATTTCATCCGACCCCTGAATGAAGAATACATACGAGAACGGAAGCGGTAA
- a CDS encoding glycosyltransferase family 4 protein has translation MNILYLTFYFEPDLCAGSFRNTPLVSELAEQLSAADTLHVVTTQPNRYQSFKVAAPGHEERLADSGCRVIIDRVVIPTHASGLADQIRSFLTYYRAAHRLTRGQQYDLVVASSSRLFTAFLGARFARRQRKPLFLDIRDLFRETILEVLKNPVLRLGLNPVLWAVETYTFGYARHINLVSEGFRSYFSRFSQATYTYFTNGIDDEFLDFPVSGPAAAAEPKTLLYAGNIGEGQGLHKIIPQAARQLGNGFRFVVIGDGGAKARLEAAIQAEGVQNVELRKPVGRKELIAQYQKADYLFVHLNDLDAFRRVLPSKLFEYGATDKPVVAGVTGYAAQFVRDHLDNRILFNPGEVDSLVSQLRALPYRTGYRTDFVARFQRKTIMGAMARQIQTTVAERADAPEPATV, from the coding sequence ATGAACATTCTATACCTGACCTTTTATTTTGAGCCGGACCTCTGTGCGGGTTCGTTCCGGAACACACCATTGGTGAGCGAACTGGCCGAACAGCTCTCGGCTGCGGATACCCTCCACGTCGTAACGACCCAGCCGAACCGCTATCAATCCTTTAAAGTCGCGGCACCCGGCCACGAAGAACGCCTGGCCGACAGCGGCTGCCGGGTAATAATCGACCGCGTCGTGATTCCCACACATGCCAGCGGGCTGGCCGATCAGATTCGTTCGTTCCTGACGTATTACCGGGCGGCTCACCGGCTCACCCGGGGGCAGCAGTACGATCTGGTGGTGGCATCCTCGTCGCGGCTGTTTACGGCCTTTCTGGGTGCTCGCTTTGCCCGTCGACAGCGTAAACCGCTATTCCTCGACATTAGGGACCTGTTCCGCGAAACGATTCTGGAAGTGCTCAAAAATCCGGTGCTGCGCCTGGGGCTGAACCCGGTGCTGTGGGCCGTCGAAACATACACCTTCGGCTACGCCCGCCATATTAATCTGGTTTCGGAGGGGTTCCGGTCGTACTTCAGCCGGTTTTCGCAGGCGACGTACACTTACTTTACGAACGGCATCGACGACGAGTTTCTGGATTTTCCGGTCAGTGGGCCCGCAGCGGCAGCGGAGCCTAAAACGCTGCTTTACGCTGGTAACATTGGCGAAGGCCAGGGGCTGCACAAGATCATTCCGCAGGCCGCCCGGCAACTGGGCAATGGGTTTCGGTTCGTGGTGATCGGCGATGGGGGGGCGAAGGCCAGGCTCGAAGCCGCTATTCAGGCCGAAGGCGTTCAGAACGTAGAGCTGCGCAAACCCGTGGGTCGGAAAGAGCTGATTGCCCAGTACCAAAAGGCCGATTACCTGTTTGTTCATCTAAATGATCTCGACGCGTTCCGGCGGGTGCTGCCGTCCAAGCTGTTCGAGTACGGCGCTACCGATAAGCCGGTCGTGGCGGGTGTCACGGGCTATGCCGCTCAGTTTGTCCGCGACCACCTCGACAACCGGATTCTGTTCAACCCCGGCGAGGTCGATAGTCTGGTTTCGCAGCTGCGTGCCCTGCCGTACCGAACAGGTTACCGGACTGATTTTGTCGCCCGCTTTCAACGTAAGACGATCATGGGCGCGATGGCCCGGCAAATCCAAACCACCGTCGCCGAACGGGCCGACGCCCCTGAACCCGCTACCGTATGA
- a CDS encoding NAD-dependent epimerase/dehydratase family protein, producing the protein MTILLTGASGFLGSRILAELRPGHPVTTLGRQTTGPCADCPHISCDLAEQVPELPGQPFEVVINSAGKAHSVPRNAQELADYERVNVQGTGRLLLALEQRPALPAAFVHISTVLVYGRPEGQRLDEQTTLDAQDAYGPSKVRAEAVVREWGRRMGVRTTILRLPLVVAERPNGNLAAMQNAIRRGYYVRIGDGSARRSMVRADDVAAVLLRAAAVGGTFNLTDGYHPSVRELEDAIARQVGRQRIPAVPLGLARQVARVGDGINAVVGRRFPLDSIALQKLTGSLTFSDDAARQQFNWHPRPVLDLFQ; encoded by the coding sequence ATGACTATTCTCTTAACGGGCGCATCGGGTTTTCTGGGGAGCCGGATTCTGGCCGAACTGCGGCCGGGGCATCCGGTCACTACGCTTGGTCGGCAGACAACCGGTCCCTGCGCCGATTGCCCCCACATTAGCTGTGATCTGGCCGAACAGGTGCCTGAGCTGCCGGGGCAACCGTTCGAGGTCGTCATTAACTCGGCGGGTAAGGCCCATTCGGTGCCACGTAACGCGCAGGAACTGGCCGACTACGAACGGGTGAACGTTCAGGGGACGGGCCGTCTTCTGCTGGCTTTGGAACAAAGACCGGCTTTGCCCGCTGCCTTTGTGCATATCAGTACGGTGCTGGTGTATGGCCGTCCGGAAGGGCAGCGGCTGGACGAGCAGACGACGCTCGACGCGCAGGATGCCTACGGACCCAGTAAAGTGCGGGCCGAAGCCGTTGTGCGCGAGTGGGGCCGGCGCATGGGGGTCCGGACCACGATTCTGCGGCTGCCGCTGGTTGTCGCCGAACGCCCGAACGGAAATCTGGCGGCTATGCAGAACGCCATCCGGCGCGGCTATTACGTGCGCATTGGTGATGGATCGGCGCGCCGGAGCATGGTCCGGGCCGACGACGTAGCGGCCGTGCTGCTGCGGGCGGCTGCCGTAGGCGGTACGTTCAACCTCACCGATGGCTATCACCCCAGTGTCCGCGAACTCGAAGACGCTATTGCCCGGCAGGTTGGTCGCCAGCGGATTCCGGCCGTGCCGCTGGGCCTTGCCCGGCAGGTAGCGCGCGTCGGCGACGGCATCAACGCCGTGGTAGGTCGGCGGTTTCCGCTCGATTCCATTGCGCTCCAGAAACTCACCGGCTCGCTGACCTTTTCGGATGACGCAGCCCGCCAACAATTTAACTGGCACCCGCGCCCCGTTCTTGACCTGTTCCAATGA
- a CDS encoding DUF5606 family protein has protein sequence MEALKQIANIAGQSGLFRILKPSRNGVIVESLDDRKAKTMMGPTARVSVLNDISIYVDTPDQSIPLANVLRAVNEKYGDSLLVDPKGSNSELADFMATVVPDYDRERVRPTDIKKLIVWYGILRQYAPEVFDEQPTDAVSEQSDVTTAPEETPVAETKDDATA, from the coding sequence ATGGAAGCATTAAAACAAATTGCCAACATCGCGGGCCAGAGTGGCCTGTTTCGGATTCTGAAGCCCAGCCGCAATGGGGTTATTGTCGAGTCGCTGGATGACAGGAAAGCCAAGACAATGATGGGTCCAACCGCGCGGGTGTCGGTTCTGAACGATATTTCGATTTACGTCGATACGCCCGATCAGTCCATTCCGCTGGCTAACGTTCTGCGCGCTGTCAACGAAAAATACGGGGATTCGCTGCTTGTTGACCCCAAGGGTTCGAACAGTGAACTGGCTGACTTTATGGCTACGGTTGTGCCTGACTACGACCGCGAGCGTGTCCGGCCGACCGACATTAAAAAACTCATCGTCTGGTACGGCATTCTGCGCCAGTACGCCCCCGAGGTGTTTGACGAGCAGCCGACCGATGCGGTGAGCGAGCAGTCGGACGTAACAACGGCTCCCGAAGAAACGCCCGTCGCCGAAACAAAGGACGACGCAACCGCATAA
- a CDS encoding thioredoxin family protein produces the protein MKKIVCLLALLCIGFGFAPTNATGVGDTKPASNAAGEGIQFTDAAWKDILKKAKAEKKVIFLDAYASWCGPCKLLQKNVFTKKAVGDLYNSKFINVKMDMEKGEGPALSQVYPLEAYPTLLFIDGNGRVLKKVIGLQTPENLIAIGKSVK, from the coding sequence ATGAAAAAAATAGTTTGTCTGTTAGCCCTTCTTTGTATTGGATTTGGTTTTGCCCCAACGAACGCAACTGGAGTCGGCGATACCAAACCAGCTTCGAACGCAGCCGGTGAAGGCATTCAGTTTACGGATGCTGCCTGGAAAGACATTCTGAAAAAAGCGAAAGCAGAAAAGAAAGTTATTTTCCTGGACGCCTACGCCAGCTGGTGCGGCCCCTGCAAACTGCTGCAGAAAAATGTTTTCACGAAGAAAGCCGTTGGCGATTTATACAACAGTAAGTTCATCAACGTAAAGATGGACATGGAAAAAGGCGAAGGCCCGGCGCTGTCGCAGGTGTATCCGCTGGAAGCCTATCCAACGCTGCTGTTCATTGACGGTAACGGCCGGGTGCTGAAAAAGGTCATTGGCCTGCAAACGCCCGAGAATCTGATTGCAATCGGCAAAAGCGTTAAATAA